From Equus przewalskii isolate Varuska chromosome 28, EquPr2, whole genome shotgun sequence, a single genomic window includes:
- the TRIML1 gene encoding probable E3 ubiquitin-protein ligase TRIML1, with product MSLYEKTSTADLMENLREELTCFICLDYFTNPVTTECGHSFCLMCLLKSWEEYNTTLSCPECWRTLETPHFQPNERLGRLAGIGKQLRSQVLQSEDDQGSYGKMLAAAKVFSVEKQGVNASSTHCHGINRVYVSSEAEEHHREKLQEILTLLRKKKKETQIILTHEKERVILCKEETKTCKQVVVSEYVKMHQFLKEEEHLQLQLLEKEERGNMKKLRDNEIQLTQQLRSLSKMIQRIESVCQNPIIESFEDVRGTLERSEPLLLQCPEATITELSLCRITGMREMLRKFSTDITLDPDTANAYLVLSEDLKSVRHGGTRQLLPDNPERFDKSATVLGAQIFTCGRHYWEVEVGNKTEWEVGICKDSVSRKGNLPKPAGDLFSLIGLKIGDDYSLWVSSPLKGQHIREPVHKVGVFLDYESGHIAFYNVMDESLIYSFPSASFQEALRPIFSPCLPNEGTNTGPLTICSLNSHV from the exons ATGTCTTTATATGAGAAAACATCTACAGCAGATTTGATGGAGAATCTCAGGGAAGAACTGACCTGTTTCATCTGCCTGGACTATTTCACCAACCCAGTGACCACTGAGTGTGGGCACAGCTTTTGTCTGATGTGTCTCCTGAAGAGCTGGGAGGAATATAACACTACTTTGTCTTGTCCTGAGTGCTGGAGGACATTGGAGACCCCTCATTTCCAGCCCAATGAGCGTTTGGGGAGGCTGGCTGGCATTGGCAAGCaactcagatcccaggtgctgcaGAGTGAGGACGATCAAGGCAGCTATGGGAAGATGCTGGCGGCCGCCAAGGTGTTCTCTGTTGAGAAGCAGGGTGTAAACGCTTCCTCAACCCATTGCCATGGAATAAACAGGGTCTATGTCTCGAGTGAGGCTGAGGAGCATCACAGA GAGAAGCTCCAGGAAATCCTAACTCTTTTGcgtaaaaagaagaaggaaactcAGATTATATTAACGCatgagaaggagagagtgatATTGTGTAAG GAAGAGACAAAGACCTGTAAACAGGTTGTTGTGTCGGAATATGTAAAAATGCACCAGTTCCTGAAGGAGGAAGAGCATCTGCAGCTCCAGTTactggaaaaggaggaaagagggaacatgaagaaactgagggacaATGAGATCCAACTGACCCAGCAACTCAGAAGCCTAAGCAAAATGATCCAACGCATAGAGTCTGTGTGTCAGAACCCCATTATAGAATCTTTTGAG GATGTGAGGGGCACACTGGAAAG GAGTGAGCCACTCTTGCTTCAGTGTCCAGAGGCCACCATCACAGAGCTGAGTCTGTGCCGCATCACTGGAATGAGGGAGATGCTAAGAAAATTCAGCA CAGATATAACTCTGGATCCAGACACAGCCAATGCCTATCTTGTCCTATCTGAAGATCTGAAAAGTGTGAGACATGGAGGAACCCGACAGCTGTTACCCGACAACCCGGAAAGATTCGACAAGTCTGCAACTGTGTTGGGGGCTCAGATCTTCACATGTGGGAGACATTATTGGGAGGTGGAAGTGGGAAACAAGACTGAATGGGAAGTGGGCATCTGCAAGGACTCAGTGAGCAGAAAAGGCAATCTCCCAAAGCCAGCTGGCGACCTCTTCTCACTTATAGGCTTAAAAATTGGAGATGATTATAGTCTTTGGGTCTCATCACCTTTAAAAGGTCAACATATCAGAGAGCCTGTGCACAAAGTTGGTGTTTTCTTGGACTATGAATCTGGACATATAGCATTCTACAATGTGATGGACGAATCCCTCATCTACAGCTTCCCTTCAGCCTCTTTCCAAGAGGCTCTCAGGCCTATATTTTCCCCTTGCCTCCCAAATGAAGGGACGAACACAGGCCCTCTTACCATCTGCTCACTAAATAGCCATGTCTGA